A single Denticeps clupeoides chromosome 7, fDenClu1.1, whole genome shotgun sequence DNA region contains:
- the LOC114794357 gene encoding dual specificity mitogen-activated protein kinase kinase 6 isoform X1, giving the protein MSQSRRGKHPPKKKLPKLLPVDPEPPATPPRDLNSEAEVTIGEKNVVVKADDLEQIAELGRGAYGVVHKMRHVPSGLIMAVKRIRATVNSQEQKRLLMDLDISMRTVDCFYTVTFYGALFREGDVWICMELMDTSLDKFYKQVIAKGLTIPEDILGKITVSIVKALEHLHRMSVIHRDVKPSNVLINTEGQVKMCDFGISGYLVDSVAKTMDAGCKPYMAPERINPDLNQQGYSVKSDIWSLGITLIELAILRFPYDSWGTPFQQLKQVVDEPSPQLPADRFSPEFVDFTSNCLRKNSQERPAYPELMKQPFFILHDSKETDVASFVKTILSA; this is encoded by the exons ATGTCTCAGTCCAGGCGAG GTAAACACCCACCCAAGAAGAAGCTCCCCAAGCTTTTGCCAGTAGACCCGGAGCCACCAGCAAC gcCTCCTAGAGATCTGAACTCCGAGGCAGAGGTGACTATTGGAGAGAAG AACGTTGTGGTGAAGGCTGATGATTTGGAACAGATTGCAGAGCTGGGAAGGGGGGCTTACGGCGTTGTGCACAAAATGCGACATGTGCCTAGTGGCCTGATCATGGCTGTGAAG AGAATACGGGCTACAGTGAACTCACAGGAACAGAAGAGGCTGCTGATGGACCTGGACATCTCAATGAGGACTGTGGACTGCTTCTACACGGTCACCTTCTATGGAGCGCTCTTCAGGGAA GGCGATGTGTGGATCTGCATGGAACTCATGGACACATCTCTCGACAAGTTTTACAAGCAGGTCATTGCCAAGGGTTTGACCATCCCTGAGGACATTTTGGGGAAAATCACTGTATCG ATTGTCAAAGCCCTGGAACATCTGCATAGGATGTCTGTGATACACAGAG ATGTGAAGCCATCAAATGTCCTGATCAACACAGAAGGCCAGGTGAAAATGTGTGACTTCGGGATCAGCGGCTACCTGGTGGATTCAGTGGCGAAGACCATGGACGCAGGCTGCAAGCCATACATGGCG CCGGAGCGGATAAACCCAGATCTCAACCAGCAGGGCTACAGTGTCAAATCGGACATCTGGAGTTTAGGAATCACGTTG ATTGAACTGGCCATCCTGCGATTCCCGTATGATTCGTGGGGCACGCCATTTCAGCAGCTCAAGCAGGTGGTGGATGAACCCTCGCCCCAGCTGCCTGCCGACCGCTTCTCCCCCGAGTTTGTGGACTTCACCTCCAATTG CTTGAGAAAAAATTCCCAAGAGAGGCCTGCCTACCCAGAGCTCatg AAACAGCCTTTTTTTATCCTGCATGACTCCAAGGAGACGGATGTGGCCAGCTTTGTAAAGACCATCCTCAGCGCCTGA
- the LOC114794357 gene encoding dual specificity mitogen-activated protein kinase kinase 6 isoform X2 — protein MRHVPSGLIMAVKRIRATVNSQEQKRLLMDLDISMRTVDCFYTVTFYGALFREGDVWICMELMDTSLDKFYKQVIAKGLTIPEDILGKITVSIVKALEHLHRMSVIHRDVKPSNVLINTEGQVKMCDFGISGYLVDSVAKTMDAGCKPYMAPERINPDLNQQGYSVKSDIWSLGITLIELAILRFPYDSWGTPFQQLKQVVDEPSPQLPADRFSPEFVDFTSNCLRKNSQERPAYPELMKQPFFILHDSKETDVASFVKTILSA, from the exons ATGCGACATGTGCCTAGTGGCCTGATCATGGCTGTGAAG AGAATACGGGCTACAGTGAACTCACAGGAACAGAAGAGGCTGCTGATGGACCTGGACATCTCAATGAGGACTGTGGACTGCTTCTACACGGTCACCTTCTATGGAGCGCTCTTCAGGGAA GGCGATGTGTGGATCTGCATGGAACTCATGGACACATCTCTCGACAAGTTTTACAAGCAGGTCATTGCCAAGGGTTTGACCATCCCTGAGGACATTTTGGGGAAAATCACTGTATCG ATTGTCAAAGCCCTGGAACATCTGCATAGGATGTCTGTGATACACAGAG ATGTGAAGCCATCAAATGTCCTGATCAACACAGAAGGCCAGGTGAAAATGTGTGACTTCGGGATCAGCGGCTACCTGGTGGATTCAGTGGCGAAGACCATGGACGCAGGCTGCAAGCCATACATGGCG CCGGAGCGGATAAACCCAGATCTCAACCAGCAGGGCTACAGTGTCAAATCGGACATCTGGAGTTTAGGAATCACGTTG ATTGAACTGGCCATCCTGCGATTCCCGTATGATTCGTGGGGCACGCCATTTCAGCAGCTCAAGCAGGTGGTGGATGAACCCTCGCCCCAGCTGCCTGCCGACCGCTTCTCCCCCGAGTTTGTGGACTTCACCTCCAATTG CTTGAGAAAAAATTCCCAAGAGAGGCCTGCCTACCCAGAGCTCatg AAACAGCCTTTTTTTATCCTGCATGACTCCAAGGAGACGGATGTGGCCAGCTTTGTAAAGACCATCCTCAGCGCCTGA